TAAAGTTTGGTTTTTTTCCCCccaaatttaaactcaaaatttgaccTGGATTTCAATTTCTTGTCTAAAGCTCTATCTCCTGCACATTTGGGCTAGTATATCAAACCATAAATCTTTTTCCTTATTGTCTTTTTCCCATTTCCATTAATTGGTAATCATTTTTTATCTGTTAGGTCCAACTTGATCAAGTTATGTATCATAATTTCACCATTAAGGAGCTTTACAGCGATTCGGACGAATACGGAGCATAATATCATTTCGTCGTATAACATGTGTGAAATCCTGCATCAGTAAGCAGTGATCTATTGCATAAATCGTTTACTCACAGAATTTCCGAGATGTTCGTGAAAATGTTGTTTTGATGTTCAGCACATCAAAATTCAGACTTACTGGGATCATCACATTAAAACGATCTgcggtgaaaaaaaaagagaaaaaactatGTTGCGAATAGATCAATCTCGTGCTGATTCCGATATGATTCTTAGTTATTTTATCCATTTTCTTAGTTGCTATAGCATGATAGCTTTCTATCAGATAGTATTGTACTTCTATTTGCCTCATTTTTGATATGTAAATTGATTTCCTGAGACCTTTCACTTTGTCTTTGTTAGTCAATGGATTTGTCGGGGCCACGATGGAAGGGCCGAGGCTTTGCTGAAATCGCCAATTCAAACCCGATGTCGAGAGTACTTCTCCAGCTTCAAACCGCTCTATCGCAATCGGGAACTGCTGCTATTCTCGCGGGCAGTAATGCTTTGCTACGCGCCGAACCGGAAATAGCGGACCTTCTTAGTCGCGCGGCCTTTGGTCGGGAGGTGATCAACTCTAGCACGGATAACCAAATTTTCCAACTGGGTCCGGAGGAAGCCTTTTATCTCTCGCATTCTCTAAAATGTCTTGCGATTACAAGAGATTCAGATGATACACCCCTGAGCGAAAACGAGCTTTGGGCTTATTTGAAAAGCAAAAACGAAGCTTTTCCTGAATTATACATGGCTTACAAGCATCTGCGGTCGAAGAATTGGGTCGTGAAGCCGGGGATCCAGTACGGGGTGGACTTTGTGGCGTATCGGCACCACCCGGCTCTCGTCCATTCAGAGTTTGCGGCGATTGTTGTTCGAGAAGGTGACAGAAACGGTAGATTGAGCAGCATGACCGATTTGTATTGCACGCTTAGGGCTTGCGGAAGTGTGGCAAAGACCTTGCTGAAACTCAGCATCAGATGCTGTGGTGTCAACGGGAGTACGAGGGATTCGCTGGATTGTTTGGAGGATTTTGATGTGGATGAGCGGACGATCACAAGGTTTATACCAGCGCAGTCTCGCGAGGATCGTGATTTAGATGAAGTCGCGATGGAATTCGGTGAAAAGGTTTGATATTGCAGCGCAGTCTCGCGAGGATCGTGATTTAGATGAAGTAGATGGAATTTGGTGAAAAGGTTTGATATTGCAGGGACTCAGAGAGTCGAGTGTGCAGGAGCCGCAAGATCGGGacacaaaaacaacaaaaacaattGCTAGTTTGATATTTGCGCTTGCgcaaatttgttgatttttgagtAGAAATCTTTTGATTTATGTATGTATCAATGCAATTTTATTAGTTGGTGCCAATACGATGATGTCAAAGTTGAATTCTGTTCAAGCTGTCATAGTAATCTGATGATGTCAAAGTATAATCTCATATAATTTCATGATAAACATGAAGCAAAACAGTAAGGCATGAAACATTAACTGATACTTACTAtcccaaatttttattattatttagttaaaACTGCGAAGTCCGTCATCATAGAACCTGCAGTTCATACTCTGAAAACTCAAACACACCAGACACAAACTGACTTTGGACTCGAACTGACGCGACAAAACGCAGAACATTCTGAAAGAGAAATTAACATCCAGACGCATCGACAACGGCAATGATGACACCCATCTGGATGGATCTGCGGACAACATTCACTGGACACAACATTTACTGGCCACCGCGCAGGCGAAGGACGAGGTGGAGGGTTGATTCCTTCTGGATGTTGTAGTCCGCCAGAGTGCGGCCGTCCTCCAACTGCTTACCGGCAAAGATGAGCCGCTGCTGGTCCGGC
The sequence above is drawn from the Ananas comosus cultivar F153 unplaced genomic scaffold, ASM154086v1, whole genome shotgun sequence genome and encodes:
- the LOC109705215 gene encoding probable tRNA-splicing endonuclease subunit Sen2; this translates as MDLSGPRWKGRGFAEIANSNPMSRVLLQLQTALSQSGTAAILAGSNALLRAEPEIADLLSRAAFGREVINSSTDNQIFQLGPEEAFYLSHSLKCLAITRDSDDTPLSENELWAYLKSKNEAFPELYMAYKHLRSKNWVVKPGIQYGVDFVAYRHHPALVHSEFAAIVVREGDRNGRLSSMTDLYCTLRACGSVAKTLLKLSIRCCGVNGSTRDSLDCLEDFDVDERTITRFIPAQSREDRDLDEVAMEFGEKV